The Bacillota bacterium genome has a window encoding:
- the fapR gene encoding transcription factor FapR, translating to MRAKRVQGKFERHQKLTACLQENPFLSDEELAELLVVSVPTVRLDRLELGIPELRVRTKEVAEQFYGKIRSLGTGELIGEPVEIQIGKRGISVLEVRRDMVFAKTNILRGHYLFAQANSLAVALINAEVALTGSARVRFLKPVYWKDKVTAYAQVVTRKGNSHLVKVNSQVGKEDVLRGQFTVVAKELKDS from the coding sequence ATGAGAGCAAAGCGGGTACAAGGAAAGTTTGAAAGACATCAAAAATTAACGGCATGTTTGCAGGAAAACCCTTTTTTATCAGATGAAGAGTTAGCTGAATTGCTGGTGGTTAGTGTCCCTACAGTTCGTTTGGATCGACTTGAATTAGGGATTCCTGAGTTGAGGGTACGGACTAAAGAGGTTGCGGAGCAGTTTTACGGCAAAATCAGATCCCTGGGGACAGGCGAACTGATTGGAGAACCTGTTGAAATTCAGATCGGAAAAAGGGGTATTTCTGTCCTTGAAGTAAGAAGGGATATGGTTTTTGCAAAAACAAACATTTTACGGGGTCATTATCTTTTCGCACAGGCCAACTCACTGGCCGTTGCCTTAATCAACGCTGAAGTAGCTTTAACAGGGAGCGCGCGGGTCCGTTTTTTAAAACCTGTCTATTGGAAGGATAAAGTAACTGCATATGCTCAAGTAGTAACCAGAAAAGGAAACAGTCATTTAGTAAAAGTCAATTCTCAGGTTGGCAAGGAAGATGTTTTGAGGGGCCAGTTTACTGTCGTTGCAAAGGAGTTGAAAGATTCATGA
- the rpmF gene encoding 50S ribosomal protein L32 — translation MGVPKRRVSKARKNKRRAMWKITGPTVVLCPHCHEPKMVHRVCPGCGYYRGKEVLEK, via the coding sequence ATGGGTGTACCAAAGAGAAGGGTATCAAAAGCAAGGAAAAATAAACGAAGAGCAATGTGGAAAATCACCGGCCCCACAGTAGTCCTCTGCCCTCACTGTCATGAACCGAAAATGGTGCATCGTGTCTGCCCTGGGTGCGGGTATTACAGGGGAAAAGAAGTCTTAGAAAAATAA
- a CDS encoding DUF177 domain-containing protein — protein sequence MKIDVSELRKVKGRVEEFDALLPNLSLDFQGMVVTFRDLKISGKATNTGREILVQANVEAKAELNCSLCLKPFSLELKFPFVESFFRERDKELKKDDEPLGRIYQGDEIDLSEPINEGLILSLPMKPLCRPDCKGLCSLCGRDFNLEKCNCSEQSTDPRFAVLKELLKEAKNLKTNKSGGLKQNGCTKEKGIKSKEK from the coding sequence ATGAAAATTGATGTCAGTGAACTACGCAAGGTAAAGGGACGTGTTGAAGAATTTGATGCCCTTCTTCCAAATCTTTCTTTAGATTTCCAGGGTATGGTTGTTACTTTTCGCGACCTTAAAATTTCAGGAAAAGCAACTAATACAGGAAGAGAAATCCTGGTACAGGCCAATGTCGAGGCAAAAGCAGAACTGAATTGCAGTCTCTGCCTAAAACCGTTTTCTTTAGAATTGAAGTTTCCTTTTGTAGAATCTTTCTTTCGAGAGAGAGATAAAGAACTTAAAAAAGATGACGAACCCTTAGGGAGAATTTACCAGGGGGATGAAATTGATTTAAGCGAACCCATCAATGAAGGGTTGATCTTATCTCTACCTATGAAGCCGCTTTGCCGGCCAGATTGCAAGGGGTTATGTTCTTTATGCGGCAGGGATTTCAACCTGGAGAAGTGCAATTGTAGCGAACAGAGTACAGACCCTCGCTTTGCTGTGCTGAAGGAACTGCTTAAAGAAGCAAAAAACCTAAAAACAAATAAATCAGGAGGTTTGAAACAAAATGGGTGTACCAAAGAGAAGGGTATCAAAAGCAAGGAAAAATAA
- a CDS encoding acetate kinase has translation MKIMSLNCGSSSAKYMIYDWEKKEIMCKGIVERVTIGGSFCVHEVTGRDAVKIEHDCPTHKEAVHLILDLLVSPEHGVLESVKEIKAVGHRVVHGGEKFAKSVIINEEVLNTFKELQDLAPLHNPPNILGIEAAQSLLPDIPHMAVMDTAWHQTMQPPQYIYAVPYEWYEKYRVRRYGFHGTSLLYVSKRAAVLLGRDPFDVNLICLHIGNGVSANAVKKGISFDTSMGFTPLEGLVMGTRSGDHDAALDFYIMQKEGYSPKEIDNILNKKSGLFGITGKYTDRRDILEAMEKGDERAKLAFEIESYRIKKYIGAYAAAVGGIDALVWTAGVGEMAADIRARAMEGLEFMGLKFDPEKNKLARTRNSESDISAPDSKVKIFVIPTDEELVFVEDVVALLENRYDVHTNLRYSFQEPSYRNKMRDAEFEKQLQKNPDMIKAKAKIPS, from the coding sequence ATGAAAATTATGTCTTTGAACTGCGGAAGCTCTTCTGCTAAGTACATGATCTACGACTGGGAGAAAAAAGAGATCATGTGCAAGGGGATTGTCGAGCGTGTCACAATTGGAGGCTCTTTCTGCGTTCATGAGGTTACAGGCCGGGACGCAGTGAAGATTGAACATGACTGCCCGACTCATAAGGAAGCCGTTCATCTAATTCTCGATCTCCTGGTAAGCCCTGAGCATGGGGTTTTAGAAAGCGTCAAGGAAATTAAGGCAGTAGGTCACCGGGTGGTTCACGGGGGCGAAAAATTTGCTAAGTCTGTCATTATTAATGAGGAGGTATTAAATACATTTAAAGAACTGCAGGATCTCGCACCTTTGCACAACCCACCCAATATCCTCGGTATCGAAGCGGCGCAAAGCCTCCTTCCCGATATTCCTCACATGGCAGTAATGGATACCGCCTGGCACCAAACCATGCAGCCGCCTCAGTACATTTACGCTGTTCCTTATGAATGGTACGAAAAGTACCGGGTACGCCGGTACGGCTTCCATGGCACCTCTTTATTGTATGTATCGAAACGTGCAGCGGTCCTGCTCGGAAGAGACCCCTTTGATGTCAACCTGATTTGCCTCCATATCGGTAACGGTGTGAGCGCGAACGCGGTGAAAAAGGGAATTTCCTTTGATACCAGCATGGGCTTTACCCCTCTCGAAGGCCTTGTGATGGGTACCCGCTCCGGTGATCACGATGCCGCTCTTGATTTCTACATCATGCAGAAGGAAGGCTATTCACCCAAGGAAATAGACAACATTCTGAACAAGAAGAGCGGTCTCTTTGGTATTACCGGCAAATATACGGACCGGCGGGATATCCTCGAAGCCATGGAGAAAGGTGATGAACGCGCAAAACTGGCATTCGAAATCGAAAGCTACAGGATCAAGAAATACATTGGTGCGTATGCTGCGGCCGTGGGTGGGATTGATGCTCTTGTGTGGACCGCAGGTGTCGGTGAAATGGCCGCCGATATCCGGGCGCGGGCAATGGAAGGTTTGGAATTCATGGGGCTCAAGTTCGATCCTGAGAAAAATAAGTTAGCCCGGACCAGAAACTCCGAATCCGATATCTCAGCTCCAGACTCCAAGGTTAAAATCTTTGTCATCCCAACCGATGAAGAACTTGTCTTCGTAGAAGATGTGGTTGCGCTTTTAGAAAACCGTTATGATGTCCACACCAACCTCCGGTATTCCTTCCAAGAGCCCAGCTACCGGAACAAGATGCGGGATGCCGAGTTCGAAAAACAACTTCAGAAGAATCCAGACATGATTAAGGCAAAGGCAAAAATTCCAAGTTAA
- the pta gene encoding phosphate acetyltransferase: MSLLEQIREKARQKKKIIVLPEGTEERTVKAAEILAKEQIADPILLGVEDEVTGVAKNLGVDLSKVRIIDPSRAADAESLAENLYEIRKSKGLTIDEARNLVKNPLYYGSMLVYTDAAHGLVAGAINTTGDVLRPALQTIKTAPGVSVVSGSFIMIVPDCEFGDNGMFIFADCAVNPNPTAEQLAEIAYSSAETARSLCGMEPRIGMLSYSTKGSGGKHEDIEKVLKATEIAKQRYPDLVLDGEFQADAALVPKVAKSKAPGSDVAGRVNVLIFPDLDAGNIGYKLVQRLAKAEAIGPILQGMAKPVNDLSRGCSVDDIVNVAAMCVVKAQA; encoded by the coding sequence ATGAGTCTTTTAGAACAAATTCGAGAGAAGGCTCGTCAGAAGAAGAAAATTATTGTTCTTCCGGAGGGTACTGAAGAGCGTACGGTAAAAGCGGCCGAGATTTTGGCAAAGGAGCAGATTGCCGACCCGATTCTGCTTGGAGTAGAGGATGAAGTAACCGGAGTTGCAAAGAATTTAGGAGTAGATTTATCCAAGGTGAGGATTATTGATCCTTCTCGTGCAGCCGATGCAGAAAGTCTAGCCGAAAATCTTTACGAAATACGAAAAAGTAAAGGCTTGACCATAGACGAGGCGCGAAATCTCGTTAAGAACCCTCTCTATTATGGCTCAATGTTAGTTTATACAGATGCTGCACATGGACTCGTGGCTGGTGCAATTAATACTACGGGCGACGTACTACGACCCGCTCTGCAAACTATTAAAACGGCGCCGGGAGTATCTGTTGTTTCTGGTTCATTTATTATGATTGTTCCTGATTGTGAATTTGGAGATAACGGAATGTTTATTTTTGCCGACTGCGCTGTAAATCCAAATCCCACAGCAGAACAATTAGCAGAAATCGCATATTCTTCCGCAGAGACGGCGCGTAGCCTGTGCGGGATGGAGCCGCGCATCGGAATGTTGTCCTATTCGACCAAGGGGAGCGGAGGAAAACATGAGGATATCGAAAAAGTTCTAAAAGCTACCGAAATTGCAAAGCAAAGATACCCCGACCTTGTTTTGGACGGAGAGTTTCAAGCAGATGCTGCTCTTGTACCGAAAGTAGCCAAGTCAAAAGCACCTGGCAGCGATGTTGCCGGTCGGGTTAATGTATTAATTTTCCCTGATCTTGACGCAGGGAACATTGGTTATAAACTCGTACAACGCCTTGCTAAAGCAGAGGCTATCGGGCCGATCCTTCAAGGTATGGCGAAACCGGTTAACGACCTCTCGCGCGGGTGCAGTGTTGATGATATCGTGAATGTCGCGGCAATGTGTGTCGTAAAGGCACAGGCCTGA
- a CDS encoding nucleoside recognition domain-containing protein, whose translation MAFTSNASPLFMLGAISVGMLQNPALGPLIAGIHYFSNFLCGIILKFLTRSPSGCFPQPGKIKKSLLVYAIRTCQKASFLKEKSFGSLLGDTIRNASITLLTIGGFITLFSVLIGILQAVGLFSAIITILEPLTAFFNLDPSFFRALLYGFFEITIGIKEASKINGSLLHQLMIIEAILAWNGLAVQAQVTGMIIGSDLRILIYILTRFLQVSIAVLVTYIFTFLPLQEILSLPVFEKEWASSWSPVWFSIFPVGVFLFLIISGYSLSLLKSVRKKIIIIR comes from the coding sequence TTGGCTTTTACCAGTAATGCCAGCCCCCTTTTTATGTTAGGCGCAATAAGTGTAGGAATGCTTCAAAATCCTGCGCTGGGCCCCTTGATTGCCGGGATCCATTATTTCTCGAATTTTTTATGCGGGATCATCCTGAAATTCTTGACCCGGTCCCCTTCCGGTTGTTTTCCCCAACCCGGGAAAATAAAGAAATCACTTTTGGTTTATGCGATCAGGACTTGCCAAAAAGCATCATTTCTCAAAGAAAAGAGCTTCGGGTCTTTATTAGGAGACACGATCCGGAACGCAAGCATTACCCTCCTTACCATTGGAGGTTTTATTACCCTGTTCTCGGTACTGATCGGAATCCTTCAAGCAGTTGGGCTGTTTTCGGCAATCATAACAATTTTGGAGCCTCTTACTGCATTTTTTAACTTGGATCCCTCTTTCTTCAGGGCCTTGCTGTACGGATTTTTTGAAATTACCATTGGTATTAAAGAGGCAAGTAAAATCAACGGTTCTCTGCTTCACCAGCTTATGATTATTGAAGCAATTTTAGCCTGGAACGGACTTGCCGTCCAGGCTCAGGTAACGGGGATGATCATCGGAAGTGACCTGCGGATTTTAATCTATATTTTAACACGGTTTCTTCAGGTTTCTATCGCAGTTCTGGTGACATATATTTTCACATTTTTACCGCTTCAGGAAATTCTATCTCTTCCGGTTTTTGAAAAGGAGTGGGCATCCTCCTGGTCTCCGGTTTGGTTTTCTATTTTTCCGGTGGGGGTATTCCTTTTTCTGATCATATCTGGTTACAGTCTAAGCTTATTAAAGTCGGTCCGTAAAAAAATAATCATTATTCGTTAA
- a CDS encoding ATPase yields the protein MDIFKVLEEFENVIQSSKKVPITGKILISEEVLFDFIDRIRTLLPEEVRQAKLLSKERERVIQEAREEADRILSEVREEVNRLTSESELAKQAEAAAEEIVSQAKRIAREIRNGAAEYADEILSQLEGSLDQNLSVVRKAREELSQMR from the coding sequence ATGGATATCTTCAAGGTGCTGGAAGAATTTGAGAATGTTATTCAGAGCAGTAAAAAGGTGCCAATAACCGGTAAAATCTTAATCAGTGAAGAGGTTTTGTTCGATTTTATAGATCGGATCCGGACACTCTTGCCTGAGGAAGTCCGCCAGGCCAAATTACTGAGTAAAGAAAGAGAGCGAGTGATTCAAGAGGCGCGCGAAGAGGCAGACCGTATTCTTTCCGAGGTTCGGGAGGAAGTGAATCGCTTGACCAGCGAAAGTGAACTGGCGAAACAGGCTGAGGCTGCAGCCGAGGAAATTGTCTCCCAGGCAAAGCGTATCGCCAGGGAGATCCGAAACGGTGCGGCAGAATATGCAGATGAGATTTTAAGTCAGCTTGAGGGGAGTTTGGATCAGAACCTTTCTGTAGTCCGCAAGGCGCGGGAAGAACTCAGCCAGATGAGATAA
- the coaD gene encoding pantetheine-phosphate adenylyltransferase: MKVAVYPGSFDPITYGHLDIIERAALIFDKVVVAVCINPGKKPLFSIEERVEMIGRECVHLPNVEVGYFRGLLSDFVRQQEAHAIVRGLRAISDFENEFQMALMNRKLYPAAETVFLVSQPKYSYLSSSIVREIASFGGDVTGFVSKQVAMQLQEKFLKNHR, from the coding sequence ATGAAAGTTGCGGTTTACCCTGGCAGTTTTGATCCGATAACTTATGGTCACCTGGACATCATCGAAAGAGCCGCTCTAATCTTTGACAAAGTTGTTGTAGCTGTTTGCATTAACCCCGGTAAAAAGCCTCTCTTTTCGATAGAAGAAAGGGTAGAAATGATCGGGCGCGAGTGCGTACATCTCCCTAACGTAGAAGTAGGATACTTTCGGGGTCTGCTTAGTGACTTTGTACGCCAACAAGAGGCCCACGCCATTGTCCGGGGTTTGCGCGCCATTTCAGATTTTGAAAATGAATTTCAAATGGCTCTGATGAACCGGAAACTTTATCCTGCTGCAGAAACCGTCTTTTTGGTCTCGCAACCAAAATATTCTTATTTAAGTTCGAGTATAGTAAGGGAGATTGCAAGTTTTGGCGGGGATGTGACAGGTTTTGTCTCAAAACAAGTAGCGATGCAACTGCAGGAGAAGTTTTTAAAGAATCACAGGTAA
- the rsmD gene encoding 16S rRNA (guanine(966)-N(2))-methyltransferase RsmD, which produces MSGPRVISGIAKGKRLKTRKAKNLRPATDYVKEALFNIIATRVPESIFLDLFAGTGSIGIEALSRGAQKIIFVEKNPQNAALIEENLKITGFLNQAQIYRCDVTKALALLKKGGYRFDLIFVDPPFRQGLVEPTLDCVYRLKLLFPGGLVIARSAFGEEITASQRPVREERYGDSVLRFYTGESTNES; this is translated from the coding sequence ATGTCAGGGCCTCGTGTTATTAGCGGAATTGCAAAGGGGAAACGGTTGAAAACCAGAAAAGCGAAAAACTTGAGACCCGCTACCGATTATGTTAAAGAAGCTCTTTTCAATATCATTGCAACACGGGTACCCGAGAGTATCTTTTTAGATCTTTTCGCAGGAACCGGGAGTATTGGAATAGAAGCCTTGAGCCGAGGGGCCCAAAAGATTATCTTTGTAGAGAAAAATCCCCAGAATGCGGCTTTGATCGAGGAAAATTTGAAAATTACCGGCTTTCTTAACCAGGCACAAATTTACAGGTGTGATGTTACGAAAGCCCTCGCTCTTTTAAAAAAAGGGGGATACCGATTTGATTTAATCTTTGTTGACCCCCCCTTTAGGCAGGGTTTAGTCGAGCCTACCCTGGATTGCGTATACCGTTTGAAGCTTTTGTTTCCAGGAGGATTAGTGATTGCCCGGAGCGCTTTCGGAGAGGAAATAACAGCAAGCCAAAGGCCGGTTCGAGAGGAAAGATATGGAGATAGTGTGTTGAGATTTTACACCGGGGAGTCAACTAATGAATCATAA
- a CDS encoding adenosylcobalamin-dependent ribonucleoside-diphosphate reductase, translating to MELTVAGWNIFRSRYAQKDDAGRAIEGPTEAVWRIANAAALAEKPSLRAFWTEQFARIIDQKRFLPSTPIWANVGKPERPWQPSACFVLAIEDSLESMYETLKQTALVSKWGGGVGFNFSSIRPQGDFIRSTKGRASGVIELIKLYNASADMVKQGGIRRGAFMGILNADHPEIFEFVNAKRGGGLENFNLSVGITDSFMEAVLNGTEWGLSFAGEKRKTVRARDLWDAIINAAWACGEPGLIFLDRLKETNPVPKNELNATNPCGEQPLSPGESCLLGSLNLAKTVVNHQGIPEIDWQELAVTTQVAVRFLDNLIDIAQYPLSFIGEKTRATRKIGLGVLGLHDLLILLQLPYDSLKGRQKAKEVLRYIRNTAYRYSALLAREKGCFPQWKDSIFYPGQPMRNASCITIAPTGTITLLAGTEGYGIEPIFAIAYKKETEAGMIPVFSDLFRCFCYECRVPEAVLEEVAAKGSCQGVTGIPDQLQKLFKGAYEIAPEDHLEMQVALQQEVDNAISKTINLPSKSTVNDLDLIYKKAFTGKLKGITVFRAGSKPGVITLGKGDALATSACSFRWVCPCDPD from the coding sequence ATGGAACTAACAGTAGCAGGGTGGAACATTTTTCGAAGCCGCTACGCTCAAAAGGATGACGCGGGAAGAGCGATTGAAGGCCCTACAGAGGCCGTTTGGAGGATCGCAAACGCCGCGGCGCTTGCCGAAAAGCCATCGCTGCGTGCTTTTTGGACTGAACAGTTTGCTCGAATTATTGACCAAAAAAGATTTCTTCCAAGCACCCCGATCTGGGCTAATGTCGGAAAACCAGAACGCCCCTGGCAACCGAGTGCCTGCTTTGTTTTAGCAATCGAGGATTCTTTAGAATCTATGTACGAAACCCTAAAGCAAACTGCGCTTGTTTCTAAATGGGGCGGCGGCGTCGGCTTTAATTTTAGTTCTATCCGGCCGCAGGGAGACTTCATACGTTCCACAAAAGGAAGAGCAAGCGGTGTTATAGAGTTGATCAAACTCTATAATGCTTCTGCTGACATGGTAAAACAAGGAGGCATCCGGAGAGGTGCCTTTATGGGGATTCTCAATGCAGATCATCCTGAAATTTTCGAGTTCGTAAATGCCAAAAGGGGTGGGGGTTTAGAAAATTTTAACCTTTCCGTAGGAATCACGGATTCCTTCATGGAAGCAGTACTCAATGGAACAGAATGGGGCCTTTCTTTTGCCGGAGAAAAAAGGAAAACTGTGAGAGCCCGGGATTTATGGGATGCAATCATTAACGCTGCCTGGGCTTGCGGAGAACCAGGTTTAATTTTTCTTGATCGTCTTAAAGAGACAAATCCGGTACCAAAAAATGAGTTAAATGCAACAAATCCATGTGGGGAACAACCCTTATCGCCAGGTGAGAGTTGCTTATTGGGCTCGTTGAACCTGGCAAAAACGGTGGTAAATCATCAAGGTATCCCAGAAATAGATTGGCAAGAACTTGCTGTAACTACACAGGTTGCTGTGCGCTTTCTTGATAATTTGATTGATATAGCTCAGTATCCCCTTTCTTTCATCGGAGAAAAAACGCGCGCCACAAGGAAAATTGGCCTGGGCGTCTTGGGATTACACGATCTCCTGATCCTGCTTCAACTGCCGTATGATAGCCTTAAAGGGCGCCAAAAAGCAAAGGAGGTCCTTCGGTATATCCGAAACACTGCTTATCGATATTCGGCCCTACTTGCCCGCGAAAAGGGATGTTTTCCCCAGTGGAAAGATTCAATTTTTTATCCCGGACAACCCATGCGAAATGCTTCCTGCATCACTATTGCGCCTACCGGAACAATTACTCTGCTTGCCGGTACCGAAGGGTACGGAATTGAACCAATTTTTGCGATTGCCTACAAGAAGGAAACAGAGGCAGGAATGATCCCCGTTTTTTCGGACCTTTTCCGTTGCTTTTGTTATGAATGCCGGGTCCCTGAAGCAGTGTTGGAAGAAGTCGCGGCTAAAGGTTCCTGTCAAGGAGTGACCGGAATTCCGGATCAGCTTCAAAAACTGTTTAAAGGAGCTTATGAAATTGCGCCGGAAGATCATTTAGAAATGCAGGTTGCACTTCAGCAAGAAGTTGATAACGCGATTTCGAAAACGATAAATCTCCCTTCAAAAAGTACGGTAAATGATTTAGACCTGATTTACAAAAAAGCTTTTACAGGAAAACTGAAGGGTATTACAGTTTTTAGGGCAGGAAGTAAACCAGGAGTGATTACTTTGGGAAAGGGGGATGCCCTGGCTACCTCAGCATGTTCCTTTCGCTGGGTTTGTCCTTGCGATCCCGACTAG
- a CDS encoding carboxymuconolactone decarboxylase family protein: MLNETQAVLSQLQEGQAQMARYLPGILEQFHALARSISQERTLTPKFKELIAVAVAVAIRCQPCIAHHVKRALEQGATTAEILEACSVAVMMGGGPSIAYSSYVVKALKDFGALEQKE; this comes from the coding sequence GTGCTTAATGAAACGCAGGCCGTTCTGAGCCAACTTCAAGAAGGTCAGGCGCAAATGGCGCGGTATCTTCCCGGTATTCTTGAACAATTTCATGCCCTTGCCCGGTCAATTAGTCAAGAAAGGACTCTTACACCAAAGTTTAAAGAGTTGATAGCGGTAGCAGTTGCTGTTGCTATCCGTTGCCAGCCGTGTATCGCCCACCATGTAAAACGCGCCCTTGAGCAAGGTGCAACAACCGCCGAGATCCTTGAAGCGTGCAGTGTAGCCGTAATGATGGGAGGAGGACCTTCCATTGCTTACTCTTCTTATGTAGTAAAAGCCTTGAAAGACTTCGGTGCTTTAGAGCAAAAAGAATAA
- a CDS encoding ARMT1-like domain-containing protein translates to MTSNFHDCLPCLVRQALDAARLASPDELIHERVLRRVLASFSETSFSQYPAQLSYLAHTIVKKETGCTDPYRQVKDYFNRAAGQLYPALKQIVAGSENALETAVRLAIAGNIIDFAIRDVETVYDTIEDTVKKPFAIGDFQEFRRALQRVQKILYIGDNAGETFFDRLLIEELTLAKVTYVVKGGPIINDATREDAIFAGLPELVEVIDTGSDTPGTLLEVCSQDFQDKFKKADLVIAKGQANYETLYYCAKEVFFLLRVKCPTIARDTGHPIGSIILQYKKAR, encoded by the coding sequence ATAACTTCAAATTTCCATGATTGTCTACCTTGCTTGGTAAGACAGGCCCTCGATGCGGCGCGGTTGGCTTCCCCTGACGAGCTTATTCATGAGAGGGTACTGCGGCGCGTCCTGGCTAGCTTTTCCGAAACCTCTTTTAGCCAATACCCTGCCCAACTCAGTTACCTTGCTCACACGATAGTTAAAAAGGAAACCGGTTGTACCGATCCTTATCGACAGGTGAAAGATTATTTTAACAGAGCTGCCGGGCAGCTGTATCCGGCACTAAAACAGATTGTTGCAGGTTCGGAAAACGCTCTAGAGACAGCGGTGAGACTGGCCATTGCAGGGAACATCATAGATTTTGCCATCCGCGATGTCGAAACCGTGTACGATACTATTGAGGACACCGTAAAGAAGCCTTTTGCTATCGGCGACTTTCAGGAGTTTCGAAGGGCCCTTCAAAGAGTGCAAAAAATTCTGTATATCGGAGACAACGCCGGTGAGACCTTCTTCGATCGCCTCCTCATTGAAGAACTAACCCTCGCTAAAGTAACCTATGTGGTTAAAGGGGGGCCTATCATCAACGACGCGACCCGGGAGGACGCGATTTTTGCCGGCTTGCCGGAGTTGGTAGAGGTAATCGATACTGGTTCTGATACACCCGGTACCTTATTAGAAGTATGTTCCCAGGATTTTCAGGACAAGTTCAAGAAGGCAGATCTGGTTATTGCTAAGGGTCAGGCAAACTACGAAACCCTTTACTACTGCGCAAAAGAGGTGTTTTTCCTGTTACGGGTGAAGTGCCCGACCATTGCGCGGGATACAGGACACCCAATTGGGAGCATCATTTTACAATATAAAAAAGCCCGCTAA
- a CDS encoding NifB/NifX family molybdenum-iron cluster-binding protein, whose translation MKIAVASERNGVASHFGHCEGFVVFEIKDGEIINNKVVENPGHEPGLLPRLLAREGVNVVIAGGMGMRAQQLFTENNIRVVTGANGPINDVVKAFLEGNLIIGPNLCDH comes from the coding sequence ATGAAGATTGCTGTGGCATCAGAAAGAAACGGAGTGGCATCCCACTTCGGGCACTGTGAAGGATTTGTCGTGTTTGAGATTAAAGACGGTGAAATTATAAATAACAAGGTTGTAGAGAATCCCGGCCACGAACCGGGTTTGCTGCCCCGCTTACTGGCGCGTGAAGGAGTGAACGTGGTCATTGCAGGAGGAATGGGAATGCGCGCCCAGCAGCTTTTTACAGAAAATAATATCCGGGTGGTTACAGGAGCAAACGGGCCGATTAATGATGTCGTCAAAGCATTTCTTGAAGGAAATCTTATAATAGGTCCGAACCTGTGCGATCATTAA
- a CDS encoding ATP-binding protein, translating into MRQLVITSGKGGTGKTTVTAGFLALAWRAVCADADVDAPNLHLLLHPKVLEEREFKGAKTIVKDPEHCNECGKCEEYCRFQAIQNLSPDPFRCEGCGVCAHVCPVGALKLEEVETGRSMVSRTKYGPFSHARLHIGAEASGKLVTEVRKNAEKLAQNEKLVIIDGAPGTGCPVIASLSGTDLALAVTEPSVSGLHDLERILGVARHFGVEALVCINKYNLSPEVSEEIALYCRQNSIDLVGKIPFDPAVLAVVKEGRPVESLLQTEAGKAIEEVWNNVISRLFPEGQEAL; encoded by the coding sequence ATGCGCCAACTCGTAATTACCAGCGGCAAGGGAGGAACAGGAAAAACAACGGTTACTGCCGGGTTCCTTGCCCTTGCATGGCGTGCCGTATGCGCGGATGCAGATGTCGATGCCCCGAATTTGCACTTGCTCTTACACCCTAAAGTGCTTGAGGAAAGAGAATTCAAAGGAGCAAAAACAATCGTTAAAGATCCCGAACACTGTAATGAATGTGGTAAATGCGAAGAATATTGCCGTTTTCAAGCTATCCAGAACCTTTCTCCGGATCCTTTCCGGTGTGAAGGGTGTGGGGTTTGTGCTCACGTTTGCCCTGTAGGCGCGCTCAAACTGGAGGAAGTAGAAACAGGACGCAGCATGGTGTCGCGCACAAAATACGGACCTTTTTCGCACGCCCGTCTCCATATCGGGGCAGAAGCCTCCGGGAAGCTGGTCACCGAGGTGCGCAAAAATGCTGAAAAACTGGCCCAGAATGAAAAGCTCGTCATCATTGATGGAGCGCCGGGGACCGGCTGTCCTGTAATTGCCTCTTTGAGCGGGACAGACCTGGCCCTGGCCGTTACCGAACCTTCGGTTTCGGGACTCCATGACCTGGAGCGGATCCTGGGGGTGGCCCGACACTTCGGCGTTGAAGCACTGGTTTGCATCAACAAATATAATTTAAGTCCTGAGGTAAGCGAGGAAATCGCGCTTTATTGTCGACAGAACAGTATCGATCTGGTTGGAAAAATCCCTTTTGACCCTGCAGTTCTGGCTGTAGTGAAAGAGGGAAGGCCAGTGGAAAGCCTGCTCCAAACAGAGGCAGGAAAGGCGATTGAAGAGGTCTGGAACAACGTAATCAGCCGCCTGTTCCCGGAAGGGCAAGAGGCTTTATGA